Proteins from one Chaetodon auriga isolate fChaAug3 chromosome 19, fChaAug3.hap1, whole genome shotgun sequence genomic window:
- the mrrf gene encoding ribosome-recycling factor, mitochondrial isoform X1 → MALNHLNLLRPLLCQSLVRQLRTPLVATSRVAAPPLYPSSTCYPAACARLYATKKAKAKAKSQSAKVNINATLVEDIISLEEVEEEMTAVLSALKDDFTRNLSIRTSPGALDHIVVTTQDGKFPLNQLGQVSMKSPQLIIVNMSSFPEATAAAARALRENSMNLNPEVDGTIIRVPVPKVTREHRENLTKLAKQMGNKAKDSLRRVRANAVTQLKKAKEGHSEDTIRLVEKQIQQMSDNIAVDIDKQLAAKTKELLG, encoded by the exons ATGGCTTTGAATCACTTGAACCTGCTGCGACCGCTGCTGTGTCAGTCCCTGGTGCGACAGCTCAGGACACCCCTCGTGGCCACCTCCAGGGTCGCTGCACCACCTCTGTACCCCAGCAGCACCTGCTACCCCGCTGCATGCGCCAGGCTCTATGCCACCAAGAAAGCAAAAG CCAAGGCAAAGAGCCAGTCAGCTAAGGTGAATATTAATGCGACTCTGGTGGAAGACATCATCAGTCTGgaagaagtggaggaggaaatgacGGCTGTTCTCAGTGCGCTCAAAGACGACTTCACACGCAACCTCAGCATCCGAACCTCGCCAG GAGCTCTGGATCACATTGTGGTGACGACTCAAGATGGGAAGTTTCCTCTCAACCAGCTGGGTCAGGTCTCCATGAAATCACCTCAGCTCATTATAGTCAACATGAGCAGCTTCCCAGAG GCTACAGCGGCTGCTGCCCGTGCCCTGAGAGAGAATAGCATGAACCTTAACCCAGAGGTGGACGGGACGATCATCAGGGTGCCCGTTCCCAA AGTCACGCGGGAACACAGGGAGAACCTCACCAAGCTGGCCAAACAGATGGGCAACAAGGCGAAAGACTCGCTTAGGAGGGTGCGAGCTAACGCTGTCACACAGCTCAAAAAGGCAAAGGAAGGACACTCGGAGGACACCATACGGCTTGTAGAAAAACAG ATTCAGCAAATGTCAGACAACATCGCAGTGGACATCGACAAACAGCTCGCagccaagaccaaggagctgTTAGGCTGA
- the mrrf gene encoding ribosome-recycling factor, mitochondrial isoform X2, translating into MVMALNHLNLLRPLLCQSLVRQLRTPLVATSRVAAPPLYPSSTCYPAACARLYATKKAKAKAKSQSAKVNINATLVEDIISLEEVEEEMTAVLSALKDDFTRNLSIRTSPGALDHIVVTTQDGKFPLNQLGQVSMKSPQLIIVNMSSFPEATAAAARALRENSMNLNPEVDGTIIRVPVPKVTREHRENLTKLAKQMGNKAKDSLRRVRANAVTQLKKAKEGHSEDTIRLVEKQIQQMSDNIAVDIDKQLAAKTKELLG; encoded by the exons ATGG TTATGGCTTTGAATCACTTGAACCTGCTGCGACCGCTGCTGTGTCAGTCCCTGGTGCGACAGCTCAGGACACCCCTCGTGGCCACCTCCAGGGTCGCTGCACCACCTCTGTACCCCAGCAGCACCTGCTACCCCGCTGCATGCGCCAGGCTCTATGCCACCAAGAAAGCAAAAG CCAAGGCAAAGAGCCAGTCAGCTAAGGTGAATATTAATGCGACTCTGGTGGAAGACATCATCAGTCTGgaagaagtggaggaggaaatgacGGCTGTTCTCAGTGCGCTCAAAGACGACTTCACACGCAACCTCAGCATCCGAACCTCGCCAG GAGCTCTGGATCACATTGTGGTGACGACTCAAGATGGGAAGTTTCCTCTCAACCAGCTGGGTCAGGTCTCCATGAAATCACCTCAGCTCATTATAGTCAACATGAGCAGCTTCCCAGAG GCTACAGCGGCTGCTGCCCGTGCCCTGAGAGAGAATAGCATGAACCTTAACCCAGAGGTGGACGGGACGATCATCAGGGTGCCCGTTCCCAA AGTCACGCGGGAACACAGGGAGAACCTCACCAAGCTGGCCAAACAGATGGGCAACAAGGCGAAAGACTCGCTTAGGAGGGTGCGAGCTAACGCTGTCACACAGCTCAAAAAGGCAAAGGAAGGACACTCGGAGGACACCATACGGCTTGTAGAAAAACAG ATTCAGCAAATGTCAGACAACATCGCAGTGGACATCGACAAACAGCTCGCagccaagaccaaggagctgTTAGGCTGA
- the rbm18 gene encoding putative RNA-binding protein 18 isoform X1, producing MSSAAETVENASIISESVAHDGNRLWIGNIDPKITEYHLVKLLEKFGNVKQFDFLFHKSGPLEGQPRGYCFVNFNTREEAERAIQCLNGKLALSKKLVVRWAHAQVRRFEGFRNEKTMPPSLEPSCSGVTEEGPITTNHLSTSAKIRAIEAKLQMMEENPDDDYSGPSAYVYNKPPERKRWEPYSKSHHNNQSRPFRKFRR from the exons ATGTcgtctgcagcagagacagtggAAAATGCCTCCATCATTTCCGAGAGCGTGGCCCATGACGGAAACCGCTTGTGGATAGGCAACATCGATCCCAAAATCACAGA GTATCACCTGGTGAAGTTGCTGGAGAAGTTTGGCAATGTGAAAcagtttgacttcctgtttcataaGTCTGGGCCTTTGGAGGGACAGCCACGGGGCTACTGCTTCGTCAACTTCAACACCAGAGAG gaggcagagagggccATACAGTGTTTAAATGGGAAGCTAGCTTTGTCCAAGAAGCTGGTTGTGCGCTGGGCGCACGCACAGGTGAGG AGGTTTGAGGGTTTCCGTAACGAGAAGACGATGCCTCCGAGCCTGGAACCGTCGTGCAGCGGCGTGACAGAGGAAGGACCCATAACTACCAACCACCTCAG CACGAGTGCTAAGATCCGCGCCATTGAGGCCAAGCTCCAGATGATGGAGGAGAATCCAGATGATGACTACTCAGGCCCGTCGGCCTACGTTTACAACAAACCGCCAGAGAGGAAACGCTGGGAGCCCTACTCTAAATCACACCACAATAACCAGAGCAGGCCCTTCCGCAAGTTTAGGAGATGA
- the rbm18 gene encoding putative RNA-binding protein 18 isoform X2: MSSAAETVENASIISESVAHDGNRLWIGNIDPKITEYHLVKLLEKFGNVKQFDFLFHKSGPLEGQPRGYCFVNFNTREEAERAIQCLNGKLALSKKLVVRWAHAQRFEGFRNEKTMPPSLEPSCSGVTEEGPITTNHLSTSAKIRAIEAKLQMMEENPDDDYSGPSAYVYNKPPERKRWEPYSKSHHNNQSRPFRKFRR, from the exons ATGTcgtctgcagcagagacagtggAAAATGCCTCCATCATTTCCGAGAGCGTGGCCCATGACGGAAACCGCTTGTGGATAGGCAACATCGATCCCAAAATCACAGA GTATCACCTGGTGAAGTTGCTGGAGAAGTTTGGCAATGTGAAAcagtttgacttcctgtttcataaGTCTGGGCCTTTGGAGGGACAGCCACGGGGCTACTGCTTCGTCAACTTCAACACCAGAGAG gaggcagagagggccATACAGTGTTTAAATGGGAAGCTAGCTTTGTCCAAGAAGCTGGTTGTGCGCTGGGCGCACGCACAG AGGTTTGAGGGTTTCCGTAACGAGAAGACGATGCCTCCGAGCCTGGAACCGTCGTGCAGCGGCGTGACAGAGGAAGGACCCATAACTACCAACCACCTCAG CACGAGTGCTAAGATCCGCGCCATTGAGGCCAAGCTCCAGATGATGGAGGAGAATCCAGATGATGACTACTCAGGCCCGTCGGCCTACGTTTACAACAAACCGCCAGAGAGGAAACGCTGGGAGCCCTACTCTAAATCACACCACAATAACCAGAGCAGGCCCTTCCGCAAGTTTAGGAGATGA